One stretch of Lentimicrobiaceae bacterium DNA includes these proteins:
- a CDS encoding gliding motility lipoprotein GldH: protein MKNIIKQVSIYMLLLFSCNSSTKFEKTVTFENGIWDRFKPLEFTVPIKSTGQHDIIIVISHTSEFQYDRLPFHMTITSPSGEMREKEYELILRNNEGKFLSVEKSGGEFSYEEVIRKDFPFGEKGTYIIKIENLIPKVETSEIRSFSLIIK from the coding sequence ATGAAAAATATTATTAAACAGGTAAGCATTTATATGCTGTTACTTTTTTCATGCAATTCATCAACAAAATTTGAAAAAACGGTTACATTTGAAAACGGCATTTGGGATCGGTTTAAACCCCTCGAGTTTACTGTTCCTATAAAATCAACCGGTCAGCATGATATTATTATAGTTATCAGCCATACCAGCGAATTTCAGTACGACAGATTGCCATTTCACATGACCATTACTTCTCCTTCCGGGGAAATGCGCGAAAAAGAATATGAGTTGATACTCAGGAATAATGAAGGAAAGTTTTTATCAGTTGAAAAAAGTGGGGGAGAATTCAGCTATGAAGAAGTAATTCGTAAGGATTTTCCTTTTGGAGAAAAAGGAACATATATAATTAAAATAGAAAATCTTATCCCTAAAGTGGAAACCTCCGAAATCAGGAGTTTTTCATTGATAATAAAGTAA
- a CDS encoding ribonuclease H family protein, protein MAKQKYYVVWKGVSPGVFDNWAECLQQVTNYTGAIYKSFNTKLEAIEAFRSDAGKYFGKPAKPQLTCLDAIWVGKPIIPSLSVDAACAGNPGVMEYRGVDTQTGKELFRQGPFKEGTVNIGEFLAIVHGLAYLKQINSNIPVYSDSKTAIKWIYNKKNNSKLIESSLNFEIFDLMGRAEKWLRENFYNNRLLKWETSIWGEIPADFGRK, encoded by the coding sequence TTGGCAAAGCAAAAATATTATGTAGTTTGGAAAGGAGTATCTCCCGGGGTTTTCGATAATTGGGCTGAGTGTTTGCAACAGGTAACTAACTATACAGGAGCTATTTATAAATCATTTAATACCAAACTGGAAGCAATAGAAGCCTTTCGTTCCGATGCAGGAAAATATTTCGGGAAGCCTGCCAAACCCCAGCTTACATGTCTTGATGCAATTTGGGTAGGCAAGCCTATTATCCCAAGTCTTTCGGTGGATGCAGCTTGCGCCGGGAATCCAGGAGTAATGGAATATCGCGGGGTGGACACGCAAACAGGTAAAGAACTTTTCAGGCAGGGACCATTTAAAGAGGGAACTGTTAATATTGGTGAATTTCTTGCCATAGTGCATGGACTTGCTTATCTGAAACAAATAAACAGTAATATTCCTGTCTATTCCGATTCAAAAACAGCAATTAAATGGATATATAATAAAAAAAATAACTCAAAATTAATTGAATCATCATTAAATTTTGAAATATTTGATTTAATGGGACGTGCAGAAAAATGGCTTCGTGAAAATTTCTACAATAACCGTTTGCTAAAATGGGAAACGTCAATATGGGGTGAAATACCCGCAGATTTTGGAAGAAAATAG